A genomic stretch from Ictidomys tridecemlineatus isolate mIctTri1 unplaced genomic scaffold, mIctTri1.hap1 Scaffold_195, whole genome shotgun sequence includes:
- the LOC101973538 gene encoding LOW QUALITY PROTEIN: hexokinase-2 (The sequence of the model RefSeq protein was modified relative to this genomic sequence to represent the inferred CDS: inserted 5 bases in 4 codons; substituted 7 bases at 7 genomic stop codons) translates to MALLFDHSAECLANFMDKLQIKDKKLPLGFTFSFTCHQSKLDESFLVSWTKGFKSSGVKGXNVVALIRKAIQQRGDFDIDIVAVVNDMVGIMMTCGYDDQXCEIGLIVGTGSNACYMEEMCHIDIVEGDEGRMCINMEWGAFGDDGVLNDICTEFDREMDXLNPGKQLFEKMISGMYMGELVRLILVKMAKEELLXQGKLSLELLTTGSFETKDVSDIEDDKDGIRKAYQVMVWLGLNPLQEDCVATQGICQIVSTRSTNLCAATLATVLQHIKESKGEDRVRSTFGIDGSVYKKHLHFAKRLHKAVSQLLPDCVIHFLGSEGGSSKGAAMVTAMAYRLADQQRAHQKTLEPLKLSHEQFLEVKRRMELQMERGMNKETHSISPVKMLPTYMCDTPNGIEKGDFSALDLVGINFQVLLVCVXNGKQXGVEMHNKIXSIPQEVMHGTGEELFDHIIQCISNFLEHMGMKGVSLPLGFNFSFPCQQNSLNESILLKWTKGFKASGCEGEDMVTLLKEVIHRREEFDLDVVAMVNDTVGTMMTCGYEDPHCEVGLIVGMGSNACYMEEMXNVELVDGEEGQMCVNIEWGGALGXNGCLDDFRTEFDKAVDDLSLNLGKQRXAPNXFEKLISGMYLGEIVRNILIDFTKRGLLFRGRISEQLKTRGIFETKFLSQIERDCLALLQVRAILHHLGLESTCDDSIIVKEVCTVVAWRAAQLCRSGMAVFVDKIQENRGLDTLKVIVGVDGTLYILNPHFAKVMHETVKDLAPKCEVSFLESEDGSRKGAALITAVSCRTREACQR, encoded by the exons TTATTTGACCACAGTGCTGAATGCCTGGCCAACTTCATGGATAAGCTCCAAATTAAAGACAAGAAGCTCCCATTGGGCTTTACCTTCTCATTCACCTGCCACCAGAGTAAACTAGATGAA AGTTTCCTGGTCTCATGGACCAAGGGCTTCAAGTCCAGTGGTGTGAAAG AAAACGTGGTGGCTCTGATCCGGAAGGCCATCCAGCAGAGAGGG GACTTTGATATTGACATTGTGGCTGTGGTGAATGACATGGTTGGGATCATGATGACTTGTGGTTATGATGACC ACTGTGAGATTGGTCTCATTGTGG GCACTGGCAGCAATGCCTGCTACATGGAGGAAATGTGCCACATCGACATTGTGGAGGGCGACGAGGGGCGGATGTGTATCAACATGGAGTGGGGGGCCTTTGGGGACGATGGCGTGCTCAATGACATCTGCACGGAGTTTGACCGAGAGATGG CACTGAACCCTGGGAAGCAACT GTTTGAGAAGATGATCAGTGGGATGTACATGGGGGAGCTGGTAAGGCTCATCCTGGTGAAGATGGCCAAGGAAGAGCTGCTGTGACAGGGGAAGCTCAGCCTAGAACTGCTCACCACAGGCAGCTTTGAAACCAAAGATGTCTCAGATATTGAAGA CGATAAGGATGGCATCCGGAAGGCCTACCAGGTGATGGTGTGGCTGGGTCTGAATCCattgcaggaggactgtgtgGCCACTCAAGGGATCTGCCAGATTGTGTCCACACGCTCAACCAACCTGTGTGCAGCCACCCTGGCTACTGTGCTGCAGCATATCAAGGAGAGCAAGGGTGAGGATAGGGTGCGCTCCACCTTTGGAATTGATGGCTCCGTCTACAAGAAACACCTTCA TTTTGCCAAGCGTCTTCACAAGGCTGTAAGTCAGCTGTTGCCTGACTGTGTCATTCACTTCCTCGGCTCTGAGGGTGGCAGCAGCAAAGGGGCAGCCATGGTGACTGCGATGGCTTACCGACTGGCTGATCAACAAAGAGCCCACCAGAAGACCCTGGAGCCTCTAAAACTGAGCCATGAGCAGTTCCTGGAGGTCAAGAGGAGGATGGAGCTTCAAATGGAGCGAGGTATGAACAAGGAGACACACTCCATCTCCCCTGTGAAGATGCTGCCCACCTACATGTGTGATACCCCCAATGGCATAG AGAAAGGGGACTTCTCGGCCTTGGACCTTGTAGGAATCAATTTCCAGGTCCTGCTagtgtgtgtgtgaaatgggAAGCAGTGAGGAGTAGAGATGCACAACAAGATCTAATCCATCCCACAGGAGGTCATGCATGGCACAGGTGAGG AGCTCTTTGACCACATCATCCAATGCATCAGTAACTTTCTGGAGCACATGGGCATGAAGGGTGTGTCTCTGCCTCTGGGTTTCAACTTCTCTTTCCCCTGCCAGCAGAACAGCTTGAATGAG AGTATCCTCCTTAAGTGGACCAAAGGCTTCAAGGCATCTGGATGCGAGGGTGAGGACATGGTCACCCTGCTGAAGGAAGTGATCCACAGGCGAGAG GAGTTTGACCTGGACGTGGTGGCTATGGTTAATGACACAGTTGGAACTATGATGACCTGTGGCTATGAAGACCCTCACTGTGAGGTTGGCCTCATTGTTG GCATGGGTAGCAACGCCTGCTACATGGAGGAGATGTGAAATGTGGAGCTGGTGGATGGAGAAGAGGGGCAGATGTGCGTCAACATAGAGTGGGGGGGGGCTTTAGG CAATGGATGCCTGGACGACTTCCGCACGGAATTTGACAAGGCTGTGGATGATCTTTCGCTCAACCTGGGCAAACAGAGGTAGGCACCCAACTAG tttgagaagTTGATCAGTGGCATGTACTTGGGCGAGATTGTCCGTAACATCCTTATTGATTTCACCAAGCGTGGGCTGCTCTTCCGCGGTCGCATCTCAGAGCAGCTCAAGACAAGGGGAATCTTTGAAACAAAGTTCTTGTCTCAGATTGAGAG AGACTGCCTGGCCCTGCTGCAAGTCCGTGCCATCCTGCACCACTTGGGCCTCGAGAGCACCTGTGACGACAGCATCATCGTCAAGGAGGTGTGCACCGTGGTGGCATGGCGGGCAGCCCAGCTCTGTCGTTCAGGCATGGCTGTCTTTGTGGACAAGATACAGGAAAACCGTGGGCTGGACACCCTCAAAGTCATAGTGGGTGTGGATGGGACCCTCTACATCCTCA ACCCACA TTTTGCCAAAGTCATGCATGAGACTGTGAAGGACCTGGCCCCTAAATGTGAAGTGTCCTTCCTGGAGTCAGAGGACGGCAGCAGGAAGGGGGCCGCGCTCATCACTGCCGTGTCCTGTCGCACCCGTGAGGCTTGTCAGCGATAG